In the Nicotiana tabacum cultivar K326 chromosome 16, ASM71507v2, whole genome shotgun sequence genome, one interval contains:
- the LOC107803857 gene encoding uncharacterized protein LOC107803857 isoform X1 — MAELTAEAQLVQNNLENVDGFQTMSKQDAACVPNMQMQPEEIERKARVDAVWQQMNKGVSARTLYSIINKPTSASNRTSSKKSSKSSSSNWMTVLGLSQKQTSEPERSTPEKCPRPTQNETSEEAKKIAAAALSAVKEAATAAASSGRGKVITEVLDFAGEKVEVKKYVDANSAEASDKGKGPVASASPVDIILEQIKKKQKLSVLDKTKKDWEGFKEENKGMEDELDAYKKSSNQYLDRVSFLERADYREYERERDARLAMQAKRKPDSMKEY; from the exons ATAATTTAGAGAATGTTGATGGGTTCCAAACCATGTCCAAACAAGATGCTGCATGTGTTCCTAACATGCAAATGCAGCCCGAAGAAATCG AAAGGAAAGCTCGGGTGGATGCTGTTTGGCAGCAAATGAATAAAGGAGTGTCTGCGAGGACCCTGTACTCCATAATAAACAAGCCTACTTCAGCATCAAATAGAACTTCCTCAAAGAAATCATCAAAATCGTCGTCTTCT AATTGGATGACAGTACTGGGATTGTCCCAAAAGCAGACATCAGAGCCTGAAAGAAGCACGCCTGAGAAGTGTCCTAGGCCTACTCAAAATGAAACTAGCGAGGAGGCAAAGAAGATTGCTGCTGCTGCTCTCTCTGCAGTAAAGGAAGCTGCCACTGCTGCTGCCTCTTCAGGCCGGGGTAAAGTG ATCACTGAAGTACTGGATTTTGCTGGTGAAAAagttgaagtgaaaaaatatgtCGATGCCAACTCTGCAGAAGCATCTGATAAAGGCAAAGGCCCTGTAGCGTCTGCTTCTCCTGTTGATATTATCCttgaacaaataaaaaagaagcaGAAACTCAGTGTACTTGATAAGACAAAGAAAGACTGGGAGGGGttcaaagaagaaaataaaggcatgGAAGATGAGCTGGATGCTTACAAGAAGAGTTCCAATCAGTATCTAGACAGGGTATCTTTCTTAGAGCGTGCTGATTATCGAGAATATGAGCGGGAGAGAGATGCTCGTCTTGCAATGCAAGCAAAGAGAAAACCAGATAGTATGAAAGAATACTGA
- the LOC107803856 gene encoding RING-H2 finger protein ATL54-like, with protein MAMNTRKLLQTTNQSKDCLYFCHSTCPYGCYPYVDLDYYTPPPPPPPLPPPQLSSKHHQNISPYIIISVALFASLFLLLSYYLIIVKNCLNWNRRRSTSAQGSNEEFFDENRAPIIDHPIWYINTVGLQPSVIDKITIFKFKKGDGLIEGTNCSVCLNEFQYDESLRLLPNCKHAFHIHCIDTWLRSHTNCPLCRAAIEPSLGTSISINEERMLEIYEQRDDIGEVTSNNEATDREIYENETGAAGDQEEVLQIESLGTSAKEVNTKWDSVNGEVQAMRRSVSVDSSISSSIGLDMAMLSRISTREMGCVEAVGENSSSMALSLHKEPFMIKRSFSYGGRSFFSRHYRSSSSVLPL; from the coding sequence ATGGCCATGAACACGAGAAAACTACTTCAAACTACAAACCAATCCAAAGATTGTTTGTATTTTTGTCACTCAACATGTCCTTATGGTTGTTATCCATATGTAGACTTGGACTATTacacaccaccaccaccacctccgCCGTTGCCGCCGCCACAATTAAGTAGCAAACATCATCAGAATATATCACCTTATATTATCATCTCTGTTGCCTTATTTGCTAGCTTGTTTCTTCTTCTTAGCTACTATTTGATCATTGTCAAGAATTGCCTGAATTGGAACAGGAGAAGAAGTACCTCAGCACAAGGCTCCAATGAAGAATTTTTCGACGAAAATCGAGCTCCTATAATTGATCATCCAATTTGGTACATCAACACTGTGGGTCTTCAGCCTTCTGTTATTGATAAGATCACTATTTTCAAGTTCAAAAAAGGGGATGGTCTGATTGAAGGAACAAACTGCTCTGTTTGTTTGAATGAATTTCAATATGATGAGTCTCTTAGGTTACTCCCAAATTGTAAACATGCATTTCACATCCATTGTATTGACACATGGCTTAGATCACATACAAATTGTCCCTTGTGTCGTGCTGCTATCGAGCCGAGTTTAGGTACTAGTATCAGTATCAATGAAGAAAGGATGTTGGAAATTTATGAACAGAGAGATGATATTGGAGAAGTGACTAGTAACAATGAGGCCACAGATCGCGAGATTTACGAAAATGAGACAGGGGCTGCTGGTGATCAAGAAGAGGTTTTGCAGATTGAGAGCCTAGGAACTTCAGCAAAAGAAGTTAATACCAAATGGGATAGTGTAAATGGAGAGGTACAAGCAATGAGGAGGTCTGTTTCAGTAGATTCTTCAATTAGTTCAAGTATAGGACTTGATATGGCTATGTTATCAAGAATTAGTACACGTGAAATGGGTTGTGTTGAAGCTGTTGGTGAAAATTCAAGTTCAATGGCGTTGTCTCTACATAAAGAGCCTTTTATGATTAAGAGATCATTTTCATATGGTGGTAGGTCTTTCTTCTCAAGACATTATCGTAGCTCCAGTTCAGTACTTCCATTGTGA
- the LOC107803857 gene encoding uncharacterized protein LOC107803857 isoform X3, with product MSKQDAACVPNMQMQPEEIERKARVDAVWQQMNKGVSARTLYSIINKPTSASNRTSSKKSSKSSSSQNWMTVLGLSQKQTSEPERSTPEKCPRPTQNETSEEAKKIAAAALSAVKEAATAAASSGRGKVITEVLDFAGEKVEVKKYVDANSAEASDKGKGPVASASPVDIILEQIKKKQKLSVLDKTKKDWEGFKEENKGMEDELDAYKKSSNQYLDRVSFLERADYREYERERDARLAMQAKRKPDSMKEY from the exons ATGTCCAAACAAGATGCTGCATGTGTTCCTAACATGCAAATGCAGCCCGAAGAAATCG AAAGGAAAGCTCGGGTGGATGCTGTTTGGCAGCAAATGAATAAAGGAGTGTCTGCGAGGACCCTGTACTCCATAATAAACAAGCCTACTTCAGCATCAAATAGAACTTCCTCAAAGAAATCATCAAAATCGTCGTCTTCT CAGAATTGGATGACAGTACTGGGATTGTCCCAAAAGCAGACATCAGAGCCTGAAAGAAGCACGCCTGAGAAGTGTCCTAGGCCTACTCAAAATGAAACTAGCGAGGAGGCAAAGAAGATTGCTGCTGCTGCTCTCTCTGCAGTAAAGGAAGCTGCCACTGCTGCTGCCTCTTCAGGCCGGGGTAAAGTG ATCACTGAAGTACTGGATTTTGCTGGTGAAAAagttgaagtgaaaaaatatgtCGATGCCAACTCTGCAGAAGCATCTGATAAAGGCAAAGGCCCTGTAGCGTCTGCTTCTCCTGTTGATATTATCCttgaacaaataaaaaagaagcaGAAACTCAGTGTACTTGATAAGACAAAGAAAGACTGGGAGGGGttcaaagaagaaaataaaggcatgGAAGATGAGCTGGATGCTTACAAGAAGAGTTCCAATCAGTATCTAGACAGGGTATCTTTCTTAGAGCGTGCTGATTATCGAGAATATGAGCGGGAGAGAGATGCTCGTCTTGCAATGCAAGCAAAGAGAAAACCAGATAGTATGAAAGAATACTGA
- the LOC107803857 gene encoding uncharacterized protein LOC107803857 isoform X2 codes for MSLLHDSDNLENVDGFQTMSKQDAACVPNMQMQPEEIERKARVDAVWQQMNKGVSARTLYSIINKPTSASNRTSSKKSSKSSSSQNWMTVLGLSQKQTSEPERSTPEKCPRPTQNETSEEAKKIAAAALSAVKEAATAAASSGRGKVITEVLDFAGEKVEVKKYVDANSAEASDKGKGPVASASPVDIILEQIKKKQKLSVLDKTKKDWEGFKEENKGMEDELDAYKKSSNQYLDRVSFLERADYREYERERDARLAMQAKRKPDSMKEY; via the exons ATGTCTTTGCTTCATGACTCAGATAATTTAGAGAATGTTGATGGGTTCCAAACCATGTCCAAACAAGATGCTGCATGTGTTCCTAACATGCAAATGCAGCCCGAAGAAATCG AAAGGAAAGCTCGGGTGGATGCTGTTTGGCAGCAAATGAATAAAGGAGTGTCTGCGAGGACCCTGTACTCCATAATAAACAAGCCTACTTCAGCATCAAATAGAACTTCCTCAAAGAAATCATCAAAATCGTCGTCTTCT CAGAATTGGATGACAGTACTGGGATTGTCCCAAAAGCAGACATCAGAGCCTGAAAGAAGCACGCCTGAGAAGTGTCCTAGGCCTACTCAAAATGAAACTAGCGAGGAGGCAAAGAAGATTGCTGCTGCTGCTCTCTCTGCAGTAAAGGAAGCTGCCACTGCTGCTGCCTCTTCAGGCCGGGGTAAAGTG ATCACTGAAGTACTGGATTTTGCTGGTGAAAAagttgaagtgaaaaaatatgtCGATGCCAACTCTGCAGAAGCATCTGATAAAGGCAAAGGCCCTGTAGCGTCTGCTTCTCCTGTTGATATTATCCttgaacaaataaaaaagaagcaGAAACTCAGTGTACTTGATAAGACAAAGAAAGACTGGGAGGGGttcaaagaagaaaataaaggcatgGAAGATGAGCTGGATGCTTACAAGAAGAGTTCCAATCAGTATCTAGACAGGGTATCTTTCTTAGAGCGTGCTGATTATCGAGAATATGAGCGGGAGAGAGATGCTCGTCTTGCAATGCAAGCAAAGAGAAAACCAGATAGTATGAAAGAATACTGA